The nucleotide sequence NNNNNNNNNNNNNNNNNNNNNNNNNNNNNNNNNNNNNNNNNNNNNNNNNNNNNNNNNNNNNNNNNNNNNNNNNNNNNNNNNNNNNNNNNNNNNNNNNNNNNNNNNNNNNNNNNNNNNNNNNNNNNNNNNNNNNNNNNNNNNNNNNNNNNNNNNNNNNNNNNNNNNNNNNNNNNNNNNNNNNNNNNNNNNNNNNNNNNNNNNNNNNNNNNNNNNNNNNNNNNNNNNNNNNNNNNNNNNNNNNNNNNNNNNNNNNNNNNNNNNNNNNNNNNNNNNNNNNNNNNNNNNNNNNNNNNNNNNNNNNNNNNNNNNNNNNNNNNNNNNNNNNNNNNNNNNNNNNNNNNNNNNNNNNNNNNNNNNNNNNNNNNNNNNNNNNNNNNNNNNNNNNNNNNNNNNNNNNNNNNNNNNNNNNNNNNNNNNNNNNNNNNNNNNNNNNNNNNNNNNNNNNNNNNNNNNNNNNNNNNNNNNNNNNNNNNNNNNNNNNNNNNNNNNNNNNNNNNNNNNNNNNNNNNNNNNNNNNNNNNNNNNNNNNNNNNNNNNNNNNNNNNNNNNNNNNNNNNNNNNNNNNNNNNNNNNNNNNNNNNNNNNNNNNNNNNNNNNNNNNNNNNNNNNNNNNNNNNNNNNNNNNNNNNNNNNNNNNNNNNNNNNNNNNNNNNNNNNNNNNNNNNNNNNNNNNNNNNNNNNNNNNNNNNNNNNNNNNNNNNNNNNNNNNNNNNNNNNNNNNNNNNNNNNNNNNNNNNNNNNNNNNNNNNNNNNNNNNNNNNNNNNNNNNNNNNNNNNNNNNNNNNNNNNNNNNNNNNNNNNNNNNNNNNNNNNNNNNNNNNNNNNNNNgattgttgtttgtggcatgtagagatcttattgcttgtgtgtatagcccagtagatgggaggattgcctcactgagtgtttatcaaatactcatgcatctcaatttgtgtttgtggtgcaggtaaaggcaaagtgtgatcgtggaatcaaaggcaatgaagaggaggatgttctagggacttgattgtatggttatctggcattgttaggttgctagaattgagtcttagagcattgttaggattgctggttgtttgatttatgctgtttgggattaatgctggatattacttatttggttattggatattgttttattggttatttattggtatgtgGTTCCGCTGttggattgtgaatgtggttaggtggctagtgggtatgggaccactagttgtagttatttaattatattattatttattatttatttataaataaaaaaaaaacgggaagggttgtttcataaattaagaatttaagagTTTTAATATACAATCGACATTGAATGTTGGACACTAGAAAATTTTCAAGATACTATATTggtattctttctttttttgacaatgaTATACTCTATATTGGTCTTCGAGAATATTGGTTAATAAATAATGGTCTTGGTTTGTACTGAAACTACAAGATTTTGTCCATGTTGGCCAGTATTCTTAGACTCGGCATCAATCGTTTCATTGCAATTCACTTTATTACCAAACCAAAGTTTTTTGCATTGGAACCACAACCCATTTGAGGTGACTGAATAATACTGATCATGGTCGGGATAGAGTGTGCGAGGACAAGAAAAGGGATCGCTCAAGCcacatcttttttcttcttcttttttctgctGCTTAACTTAGATTCGACAAAGCACGTTAAGCAGCTCAAAAATGATTGTGATCACACGctacaaaagaacaacaaaatgtGGGAGAAAACAGAAAGGTCTGCTGCTCAAGAATCGCTAACCAGCCAGAAACAAAGGCTAGGataaaaccaaatcataaaTACAACTTCAACTATGGGTCAGACGTAGCCGATATTTTAGGATGCCACAGCCCCGTGCTGATGAAGACACATCAAAATTCATGTTCATGGTAAGATGTTGCTGCCCGATATGAATAGCCGAATAATGGGATTATTGAATCATTAAATAGCGGAAAATCAACATAATGACAAAAATGTTATGctgaatatttattttctttttaaacgcTTAAAAACTATTAAGCGATAGATAAATGAAGTTTCTCTAATTTagctataatataaaacatgcAGTCATTCAGTGCAAAGTTTTGTAAAcgatatttaatttgtttgaaggTTTTTCTGAATGAAATTTATATGGCAGAACTATGTTTTGAAGATGTAAATGTGAAATGTGAAATGTGAAATGTGAAAAAGTTTCATACTGTTTAAGCcaaatgtgttttttcttttgttaaatattggtgAAACctaaatatttctcattttgatatgtatttcaGACAATAAAgatactaatatattattttttactcatAATGTATTATAATTTGCTTTCTTTCAATTGAACCCACAATATTTAGTGctaaatataaacatataaataagatgagaacaaaatagtatataatttatatttgctaaatttttttttaaatagataaagataaatttataaatggaaaaatatatcttttttttctcacacaTACATTACATTTAATATAGTGCAGCTGTGTTGTCGCAATATCACCACTGTAATTCAAATATGGTATCTATATTGATGCCTAAATagataaatatcattttttcttgttGACATAGATTAatgtcatttaatttttaacactATATAAAGAACACATCAACTTCTTCCAATACAAAAGCAAATTTAGTTTTCTTATCATTGGGGGTATAAAAAACATCCTAATTTTCTTCACCaccaaaacataacataaaagaaGATTTATCCAGAACTAAAATCTTATATACAATAACCTACGCTCCTTCTAAGCAAGGTAATCAAAAAGTTTATCTTCTAACTAGTTTAAACATGATCAAAACATTGTTCTACACCTTCCTTCAAACAAAACACCAAGAAGAAAACACTGATAGGACAGATCCTAACTATCCATTGTTTCCTCAAGAAGTCGAGATTCGACCCATAATTCCTTTCTGTTGGGAAATCCTCAAAACCCTCACAAGACATGAAATATTGGATGAAGGCAACTTACAACTTCCACATGAGAAAATCCTAGATATTTTGATGAGATACTATTCAAAACATGTCATATTGCTTACAAATTGTCTGACTTGCCAGCTCAATTTATTTGTGAAAGACCTTGATACAAACACTATCCATTTGTTACATTGTGGAAACATCCACATGAAGAAAATTTCACTATGCATGAGTCTTGGATCAAAGAATTTGTTAAGAGGAGGGAGCTTGTGGCTGGCATGGTGGTTGGTATGTATTGGGATTACGAGAAttgcatgttttgtttctcaGTATTAGAGGGAAATGAGTGACTCAATAGATTCAAAATTGCTAtgacatataaataaatatatcattttatgTTCAAAATGAGATTAAGCAATAAATTGTGTgaaacttttaattttaaatttttgggtTTGGTAAAAGAAGAATCATATTCGATTCAATGTATTAATCTTAGTTtcgttaatatataattaatatgaatATCAATATGTATGAGGTAATTTGAACGTATTGGAACGAATTGAAATGTGAGATCATGAATGTGAATTTGAACACAGACAGAAAAGTTTAGTCGTTGATGACGATCGAGAGCTAAtgatgaataaaaagaaaaaaactagtgAGAGCAatgtagggtttttttttgttcactgtgattaatctatatatacatttttggagatatttatgaaataaatcctgaagttcataCCTAGGCATGTCATTGgcattaaatattaaatattaaaaaaattatgtattaattttaacaaccaagatttaaattttacagAAATCTAAACATTAACACAATTAATTGTCGAGTATAAGATCTCCTAGCCGATATCACGGATTCACAACTCTTCCTTTGCTccaataatttttcaaaatgattttttagataCAAACCAGATATTACAAGATATCTCTTTCCATCTTTCCTCTAATATctgtaaaaatcaaattaaagaaacaatgatAAATGGCAAATGGTATAATATTCCTTCAatcttccaaaataaaatcgattacaaaatatttttatacctaattagttttctaaagcCGTGATTTTGGAATCTAAAGATTATAAGAATTATCGACCTAATGATTagcctataaatactctaacttACTTAAAACCTTGAAGATGGCGTAGTTCTCTTCATAATGGTTGCTACTTTTGTTCCTCAGATCCTACAAAACAGCTTGGAGGGTTCATCCTCCATTCTTGGCATCTGTACACACAAACAACTGGTGAAACTTTCGAAGATGGTTTTGTCAGATGAAGTGGTAAAGATCTACCTATTAAATACGACTACTAATAcagtttttctttattcatttcagGGTACAAAAATTCATTTCTTAGTAAAGAAGGATTTGGTTTCCAAAAATGTGAATAGCTTGGTAATGGCATATAAGCAGAAGAGGGATAGGGGGACAAGGTTACGCGCTGGGTAGCGCAGCGCATCCGTTTCAAGTACAGAGGCGACGAGGGCAAAGCAGCAGGCCACCCAACCCAACAGGTCAGTGTCGGGCCGGCCATAGGTTCGAATCCCTATTGGTGACTGGGTTTTCATTAAGACATTTGGGTGAAGAAGGTAATCATAAAGGTTGATGATTAGAACTTAAACATCTTGCTCTCTTTCTATGCTTTATTTGATTCTTTAAGTTACTTATCTAATCAACATATAAGTCATGTTAACTAAACAAAACCATCTATGTAGCTCTAAGTGTGGGTCGAGTTTAAAAAACCGATTAATGAACTACTAATAGcacttctattttttcttcctcaccttcttttccttttccggGTCATAACACAGTCTGTAACGAAATGAGAATCAACTGGATAACCATGTTCACAAGCATCGTGAGGTTAGAGGTCTCGCATCACAAGTAAAGAAGAACAGAGGTTTGCATAAAAAGTGTCATAACAACCATAAGAATCGACCCACACTTAGAGCTActtggaagaaaaacaaattttaaccCCGTTACCGTCGATTCTCTTAAACATAAACTAATTTACATTACCCTTGAATGGCCTACAAGCCTACTCAATCGATGATTTCATGTTGAAAGCAACCCTCAGTCGCTAATCTACAATGTTTTCAATATTAATCTATTAACATCTCTGTTCTTGCACTTGATGTCCTATTTGATACCTAAAATGAAAGTGGGAtcgaaaaaacaaattatgaagAAAGAACGGAGTCTCTTACGGTCTGATTTAATTGACAGCTCTAATCgagtaaaaaaattagaatcGTGACAAATCAGGATCATCAAATCGATTGTTAGAACATAAATCAGATCACATAGCATGTTGACAATGAAAGAAATAATGTGAGCGAAGAagataaaatcatattaattttattttacacaaaaaaaaacaataacaaaatatatgtcttaaagtatgtacttaaaaaaaaaatcaattcttgGTTCAAAGGActgtttttttccatttctaatattatatacacaattaCTAATGaaagttttcttaaaaatattttaagtatgACTGATATGAGCAAAAACAGTCAAACACTTTTCTTTTCACTCCacaatagaaatatatatattaaagtgttagattatttatacataaaacaaacaaaattatcaacGCCAAATTCTTCTTTACcgacatttttaaatttagcaaaataatttaaatacttttaacactaaaataaaaattaaaaaaacaaaaacaaaaaaaagtataattcaACACTAATTATAAACTCTACGATTTAGTtcctatataatatataaataatatagatttaagagttgtatatttaataaatacaaaatattaattatatatatagtaagtctactaaactaatattatatttcttttttttttttttttgccagcagattacaagatcagctcaaacgagccaattggtaGGAAAAAtgtttacataggtaactaaATGTGACTCTATTCTAGCACGTCGTGCTAGCTTGTCAGCATTACCATTCTGCGTTCTGGAGACGTGAACTATCGCAAAAGATAAGAACTCTTCCTTGTCCGCCTCGATCTCATCCAAATATGTCTTGAAAGCAGGCCACTCGGacggcgaagacaccatcttcaccaggtCAGAACAGTCTGTGTGGAAAACCACATTCTCAATATCCGCATCAATCATACAATGCATTGCCCAGAATAGAGCTTCCACTTATGCATGGAGCGGTGACAAGCTACGGCGAAGGTTAGACGCACCCATAATGGGGGAATCCCCCTCAGGGGGAATGCAGTACCATCCTCGGCCTGTATACTGGTCAGTTAtcttccaagatccatccacaAAGCATCGGTAACTGGTTCTATATATGTTGGCCATAGCCGTTGTCACTAGCACAAGACCGATAGTGGGATGAGACCCATCCGTGGACGGGATCCCAACTGTATCAGCTTGTGCCGATATCCAGAGTTTAGCTTCCTCCTCCGCCAGCTGTAGAATTGCTAACGGATTGGAATCCAAATTGCTATAAAATTTGTCATTTCTagccttccaaatgtaccataGAATCCAGGGATAAAAATCCGCTGAAAGATTCTGCTGAAATCTCCAGAATAAGTAATCCATGTTTGCATAGACAGATTCTGAAGGGAAACAGCCCGGTGATGTCAGGAAAGAGGATAGAGCCCAAACCTGCTTGGCCGGAGGGCATAAAAATAAGGCATGATTGATCGTCTCCTCAGAGACACCATAGCAACCGCATTCAAAATCACATGACATACCACGTCGCCGCAAATTAGATGTTGTCGCCATGCAACCCGTGATCGCTTGCCATAAAAATgtctaatttttggtggacacCGAATCTGCCAAACAAAAGTCTGTAGAGGAATAATGCTAGGGCCAAAGGTAGGCGTCGACAATGCCTGATTTTGACGCAGAGCTTTATACCCAGATTTAACGGTGTACAGACCAGTTTTGGTCAAATGCCAACCCCAGCTATCCGGTGAATCTGGTTTACCAACAGGTAAAGCAGAAATAATGGCAACATCCTCCGGCTCAAAAGAGGCCGAGAGTAAGGCCAAATTCCAGGATTATGAACTCCTGTCAATAAAAGTTTCAACTCTAAGCATAGGATCAATTGGCGATCATAAACGCAATGCTGGTTTCGGGGATTGAGCAGGAATCCAGGGATCAGACCATACTAGAATGGAATTACCGgatcctacccgtttaatgagtcctttgtttaccagagagcgagcagataCCAAACTTCGCCATCCATAAGACGGCGAGTAATATTTGATTGGGTCCAAAGGGTTGGAATGCCTATAGTACCGTCCTTTAAAAACCTTTGCAAATAAAGAGTCTGGAGCTGTAATCAAACGCCAAAGTTGTTTAGCCAACAAGGAGGTGTTAAAGTCATCCAAACACCGGAAACCCAGACCACCGTCGACTTATCAACACATAACTTATCCCAGGCTATCCAGTGTAGTCCTCGGGTGTCCCCAGAagtactccaccaaaaattagaaaccGCACTAGTGAGTTTTCGTGTGACTGTTTTCGGAAGGTGGAAACATGACATGACAAAGGTAGGAACGGCAGTTGCTACTGATTTTATCATAACCTCTTTCCCACCCCTGGACAGTAGCCGTGCAGGCCATCCACCTGTCCTTTTTTGCAGTCGATCCTGAACAAAGGaaaaaacctttgtttttgaGCCTCCCAGGCTCTCCGGAATACCCAAATATGAACTCATCTCGCCCAGGTTGGTGATCCCCAAAACTCCTTTTAGTTCATCTCGTAATTCTACAGTAACTGTGTGTCCAAATTGAACCGAAGATTTCTGGAAGTTTATTTGCTGTCCAGAGACTCGTTCATACTGGCGAAGGATCCCTAAGACGGCCTCACACTGTTCTTTCGTAGCACGACAGAAAAAAATACTATCGTCTGCGAATAATAAGTGAGAGACCGCGGGACAAGCAGTCGATACCTTGATACCCGTGATGAGCTTTAACCGCTCTGCTTTGCGGAGATTTGCGATGAGAACCTCAgtacaaataataaaaaggtaGGATGACAAGGGGTCTCCCTGTCTAAGCCCTTTAGAAGGAAGTATAGACCCATGTGGTTGACCGTTTATTAATACTTTATATTGGACAGAGTCACACACCACATAACTCAAGAAATCTATTtttcacaaaaaccaaatttccTCAATAAATGTTCAATAAAGGATCATTCTACCCGATCataggccttactcatatctgttttaaTGGCCATAAACTTACCCTTACAAGAAGGGTTAGTACGAAggccatgaaacatctcttgagccATCAAAATGTTATCCGTAATCAAACGCCCCTCTACAAATGCCGATTGTGTCTCAGATATCAAGGCCGATAAAAAAGAACGCAAACGCTGACATAAAATTTTTGAGATAATCTTGTATCCAACATTACAAAGGCTGATAGGTCTCCATTTAGTCATTCTAGTCGGCTTGTCCACTTttggaataagacaaatatttgtcataTTTAGTCTCTTATCAAAAATACCATCCTGGAAAAAGGAGTTTACCAATAACTTTAGATCGGATTTAACCGTATCCCAAGCACGCTGATAGAACAGAGCCGTCATACCATCCGGCCTTGGAGCCTTGTCTGGGTGCATCATAAACAGAGCCTCCTTGATTTCTTGTTCTGTGACTGATCTTGTCAGGGAATCATTAATGTCATATGTGATAGATGAGCACACTTCATCCAGTGTTTCCTCAAAATCCGAAGGTTCGGAGGATGTGTAAAGGTCCTGAAAATAAGAAGCGGCTATGCTCTGAACCTGCTTCTCTTCCGTAACCCATCTTCTGGTGTCATCGTGGAGTCCCACAATACGATTATTAGAtcgtctttgttttgtttgggcATGAAAATAACTAGTATTTTGATCTCCAAAACGCATCTATCGACTCCTACTTTTCTGATACCAATAAATTTCTTCATCTCGATAAGCCTCTCGAAGTTTCCAGGTTAGTTCTGAAATGGTCTCAACAGAAACAGAGTCATCTGCCTGAGCGATCGCTAACTGATTTTTAATATCCTCAATCGATTCCCAACCATAAGGGACCTGAGTTTTCCGCCACTGGGAAATTGCTTGACGGCATTTAATGATCTTATCCATAAATTTGTCCGTTGGAATCGCTATCCCTGAGTCCCAGCCTTCAGAGATGGCACCAAATAGTCCCTCTTTATCAAGCCACCGTCGGTCAAACCGAAAACAGTTTCTCCCTCTCCGGACTTTATCCTCAAGTAGTGCTAGAACCGGTTTATGGTATGAAGCTACCATGGGTAAGTATTCCGTAAATGCATTACTAAAAATGTCATGTAGCTTGTCATTGGCCAAGGCGCGATCCAGACGACACCTAATTGGCTTTTTATCTCTCCATCCACACCAAGATAAACTGTCCCCAACCGAGGAAACTCTAATAAACCGCAATGTCTAATCATGGTATTAAAACCAACAAAGGAGGACGCATGTCAGAGTTTACCTCCACGCTTTTCATGATTTCCTTTTAATTCGTTAAAATCTCCAATAAGGAACCAGGGAGAATCTCTAGATAAACCAATTCGTGTTAAGCGTTCCCATACTAAGTCTCGGTTTGCTggaaccggatcaccataaacaaaggtaaaaaagagtgtttgtcCTTTATAAGTAAGTTCCACATCAATCAATCTATTAGattcaaataaaactgaaacatcataatcattattataaaataaggctAAACCACCACTACAACCAATAGGATCAAccgtttttaaatttgaaaaaccaaaatgaccaacaaaagatTCCAAATGCGAATAAGGCTGTCTAgtttcagataaaaataaaaaatcaggccTATGCTTCCCCCACAAGTCCCTAAGATAACCAATAGTTGCTTTGTTTCCAAGCCCTTGGCAGTTCCAGCTTAAGATCTTCATTTATCCAGCATTGGTTTGGGTGGCTTAGATCCACCAGTTGTCCCCTTCTCCTGCTCCTGGTTCCTCGGGTTTGTGCCTTCTCCAGCTAAGTCAGTAACTTTAGGAGCAGGCCGCTTCCTTGGTGTTGTACGCAAGTAGACATTTAGCTTCTTAGAGGCATTTCCCTTAAGAGCCAAAGGTGGTTTCGCCTTGCGGACCTTGTCAACCGGTGGTGCAGCAGCGGGATCAACAGTTGCACCAACATTCATATCCGTGGGATCCTCCTCAGCTGCAATGTCATCTCCTTCAGATACTGCAGGGACCGAATGAGTCACAGCTGGTATCTCGAGAGAGATATCCGCACCATCTTCCCCCTTCTCTCCAGCAACAAGACCTCCTGATTCTGAATCTGCAAGACCTcctgattatatttttttttttttaaaattaacatcGCGGTACACCACGAATTACTatctagtaataataataataaatgcatTAAAAAGTCACAATGCCAACGCGGAAAGCTCCAAACCACGACGTTCCCTTCTGCATATCTCAATTTGCTTTCGCCTTATTCAAAAAAGCGTTACGtcatatttgattttcatttttttttttttcgtgccATGTTCCTATTAAGAAGGAAACATATCTTATCTCCTATACATGTATGTAAAGATATATGAGGAAAATTAAAATCAGGCTAAACAAagtaggataaaaaaaaaaggttgatgTTGTAGGTTAAAAAAGCTAGTCGGAGTCCAACGTCAACCAGTATGATCATGAGATCATCtcgttctttctttttttctttgtaactttgcttttcttttggCAATACATCTCTAATATACAAACTGGTTTCATATTATAAGGGATTAATTTATGATGAGTGTTGAGGGTTGAAAATGGATTGTAACATGTCACCAAATGAGTAATTGTTAACAgactaattaataattaattaatgagaaCAATCTTAAAAAAAGTCATATCAACAGGAAGATACGCATCATTAATTATGATGCGgaaagacaaattaaagctacgTACCGACATGATAAAGAACATGTTGAGCTAAAACATTTTCATCAGTTATTGAAATTAGTTTCGAAATAATGTCCTAAACACGGACTTGGTAGTTGCAAGTCCTTTCTTTATATAAATCTCTCCTTTAACTAGATCAAGATTATttttctcacaatataaaagaagaaaaagcaaaacaaagcatatgCTTGGTCTTCTTCTATTTGCTTTTAAC is from Camelina sativa cultivar DH55 chromosome 20, Cs, whole genome shotgun sequence and encodes:
- the LOC104770694 gene encoding LOW QUALITY PROTEIN: B3 domain-containing protein At5g26805-like (The sequence of the model RefSeq protein was modified relative to this genomic sequence to represent the inferred CDS: inserted 1 base in 1 codon) yields the protein MIKTLFYTFLQTKHQEENTDRTDPNYPLFPQEVEIRPIIPFCWEILKTLTRHEILDEGNLQLPHEKILDILMRYYSKHVILLTNCLTCQLNLFVKDLDTNTIHLXTLWKHPHEENFTMHESWIKEFVKRRELVAGMVVGMYWDYENCMFCFSVLEGNE